CCAGTGACGGCCGCTCGTTGCTGTGCATGGTGAATTTCTCCACCAGCTGTTCGCGGCGGCGCAGCACGTTGGTGGCGGTGAACGGGTCGATGAAACGCTTGCCCTGCCACCCTGGCAGGCCGCCCAGTGCGACGCTCGGTCCGGCGCCGAAACGTAGCCAGGCCGGGCCGATGAAGCGAGCGCGGTAGAACCCCTTGCGTGCTGTGGTGGGGGCGGGTGGTAACTCGCTGAAGACCTGGCGTAGTGTTTTCAGGGATGTGTAATCAAGCTTCGCTTGGGGCATCGGCGGGCATCCTGCACGGTGGCCGGTTTGGCTGTGATCAGCATGCCGAGCGAACGGGGCGTCGCCTAGCGCCTTGGCATGATCACCCTGCTAAATGGCTCCATGGCTGCGCAGTTCGCTGATCTGTCGGGCTTGGCGGTGCTCGCCTGTCTCAGGCTGCGGCGACCAGCGCCACCAGCGCCATCGTGATGATCAGCATCAGCCATATCAGAGCATTCATGCGGCTGGCGCGGATGGCCCCGGCACCGCGCAGAAACCTCGGTGGGTCGCTTTCCAGGTACTTGTCGATGCGGCGTTCGGCCTCCTGTTGGTCGGCTGCCAGGTATTCGCTCAGCAGGTCGATGGCTGCCTGGCGTTGGCCGGCATGCAGAAGGTGGCGGACTGCGGGTGGAAGTTCGTTCATGGCGCTGCCTGTCTCGGGGTGGCGGGTTGGGGTCATAACTGCGACCCGGTTAGCGCTTTTTCTTGTGCGCGTCGCAAGCGTCTGCGGTTTAATTCGACACCTCACGAATGGAAGTGTTTGCTCTAATCATGGATGAGCCCGAGTGCCTGCCTCTTTTCCCTCCTTTCTCTCTTCTCTTCGGCTTTTTGCGCCGCGGATGACCTCTTCGCGCTGATCTGACGAACGGCATCACATTTATCACATGTAATTACTTTACGACTTACATGTGAGGGTCTAGGCTGCGATTCATGGAAAGCAAATCATCAGCCCATTACCAGCGTCTTTATCGCCAGCGCCTGCGCGAGCAGGGGTTGGTAAAGAAGGAAGTCTGGATCTTGCCCGAGCACGCCCCCTTGTTGGTCGCGTTCGAGCGCAAACTGCGCCAGCCACAGTCGCTGCTGGCTTCGATGGAGAAGGAGGAGGGTATGAACATGCCTCAAGTTTGGACCGCTCAGGCGCTGCACGAGGCGCTGGCGGCAACGGAACTGTTCCAAAGCGGCCAGGCCAGTATCGAGCTGATTCAGGGCGCCGACGCCAGCCTGCACATCACCATGCGCGAATATGGCGATCTGCCGTTGTTCATCGCCGTGTTCGGCGAGCAGATCATCGTCGAAGCACTGCTCTGGCCCGCCAGCGACGTGCGTGATGCTGCGGCCTTCAACGAGGAAGTGCTGCGCACCCACAAGCTGTTCCCGCTGTCCTCCATCGGCCTGGAGAAGACGGTCGACGGGCGCGACTGCTACACCATGTTCGGCGCCCTGAGTTCCTACTCGAGCCTGTCTGACGTGGTATTCGAGATCGAGCTGCTGGCGGACAACGTGATCAAGGCCACCGAAGCCTACGAAGGCTTCCTCAAGTCTGACGCCTGAAAGGAGATAGGACGATGAATGTCTGGAGTAAGCTGCTGACGGCGCTGCGTGGCGGTGCCAATGAAATGGGCGAGGCGGTGGTCGACAGTCAGGCCCTGCGTATTCTCGACCAGGAAATCCGCGATGCCGATCTTGAACTGCGCAAATCCAAGGAAGCGCTGGCCGAGATCATGGCCAAGCACAAGCTGGCCAGCGACAAGGTGAGCAAGAGCGCGGCGAGCATTGCCGAGTACGAGCAGTACGCGCTCAAGGCGCTGGAGGCCGGCAACGAAACGCTGGCCAGGGAAGTGGCCGAGAAGATCGCCAACCTGGAGATCGAACAGGCCGGCGAGCGCGAGCAGGCCGAAGGTTTTGCCGCCAGCGTGGCGCAACTGCGCAAGGCCGTTACCCAGGCCGAAGGCAACATCAAGCGCCTCAAGCAGCAGGTGGATACGGTCAAGGCCACCGAGAGCGTACAGAAGGCGCAGATGGCCGTGGCCCAGCGCTACGGCGGCTCCCAGGCCAAGCTGCAGACGGCGGTGGAGTCGCTCGAGCGCATCAAGCAGAAGCAGGCCGAGCGGGCGGCGAAGATGGAAGCCTCGGCGGAACTGGCCGCTACCAGCGCGCCGGACGATTCGCTGGAGACCAAGCTGCGTGCGGCTGGCATCAAGGCCGACAATGCCAGTGCCGACAGCGTGCTGGCACGCCTGAAGGACAAATCCAAGGCTTGATCCTGGTGAAAGACACGGGGCGTTCGCGCCCCGCTTCCCTGATTCGGGAAAGGAAAAAATGGAACTCTTCCTGCAGACTTCGCTGTCATTCCCCACTGCCATCTACAGCTTCCTGCTGTGCGTGGCGGTCATCTACTGGCTGGTAGTAGCCGCCGGCCTGCTCGAGGTCGATCTGCTCGATATCGAGGCCGATTCGGTGATGGAAGGCAGCGGCCAGACCGAGGGCCTTGCCGGCCTGCTCTACAAGCTCAAGCTCGACGGCGTGCCGGTCACTCTGGTGCTCACGCTGCTGTTCTTCTTCGGCTGGTTCATTTGCTACTTCATCGAGCTGTGGCTGCTACGTCATCTGCCGCTGGGCATTCTGCGTTACCCGTTGGGACTGGTGGTCATCGCCGGCGCCTTCGTTGTGGCAGCGCCATTGTGCGCGGCGATCTGCCGCCCGCTGCGGCCGCTGTTTCACAAGGTCGAGGCCATCAGCAGCAAATCGGTGCTGGGCCAGGTGGCGGTGGTGCGCAGCGGTCGCGTCACTGCCAGTCATGGCGAGGCGGTGCTGGAAGATGGTGGTGCCGGTCTGATACTGCGCGTTCGCGCCGACGAGGCGTTGGGTTTCAAGCGTGGCGACCGTGTGGTGCTGCTCGAGTACCTGGCCGCCGAACATGCCTATCGCGTCATCACCGAAGAAGAATTTCGAGGCGTCTAGCCCGCCACCCATATGTAACAGAGGGCAGGCAGGTCATGCCGCACCTGCCTGCACAATTAGCAAAGGAGTGAAGCAGTAATGGAAAACCTCATCCCCTTCATTGTTGGGGCAGGGCTGGTCGTCCTCTTCGTGATCGCCCTGATCGCCTTGTTCAAGGCCTTCTACATCAAGGTTCCGCAGGGCACCGCGCTGATCGTCAACGACATGAGCTCGACGCCCAAGGTGCACTTCACCGGCTCCCTGGTGTACCCGGTGATCCACCTCAAGGAGTTCATGAAGATCTCCCTGATCACCCTGGAAGTCGATCGCCGCGGCAAGGACGGTCTGATCTGCCGTGACAACCTCCGTGCCGACATTACTGTGGCCTTCTACCTGCGCGTCAACGAGACCCAGGAAGACGTGCTCAAGGTGGCCAAGGCCATTGGCGTGGATCGCGCCTCCGACCGCGCTGCGGTCAACGAGCTGTTCAACGCCAAGTTCTCCGAGGCGCTGAAGACCGTCGGCAAGCAGTTCGACTTCGTCCAGCTGTTCGAGAACCGTCAGGACTTTCGTGATCGCATCGTCGAGGTGATCGGTAACGATCTCAACGGCTACGTGCTGGAAGACGTGGCCATCGACTATCTGGAGCAGACCTCCAAGGTATCGCTGGACCCGAGCAACATCCTCGACGCCGAAGGTATCCGCAAGATCACCGAGCTGACCGCTGCGCAGAACGTCATCACCAACGAACTGGAGCGCAACGAAGAGCTGGCGATCAAGAAGAAGAACGTCGAGACCCGCGAGGCCACCCTGGCTCTTGAACGCCAGCAGGCCGATGCCGAGGCTCGGCAGAAACGTGAGATCGAGACCATTCGCGCCCGTGAGGAAGCAGAAACCCTCAAGGTGCGCGAGGAAGAGCGCCTGAAGGCCGAGCAGGCGCGTATCCAGACCCAGCAGGAACTGGATATTCGGGCCGAGAACCACCAGCGCGAAGTGGAAGTGGCGCAACAGAACCGTCAGCGTGCCGTGGTCATCGAAATTGAGAAGGTCACTCGTGCCAAGGATCTGGAAGTGGTCGCCCGCGAGCGTGAGGTCGAGCTGCAGCGCATCGAGAAGGAAAAGGCGCTGGAAGAAGAGCGCAAGAACATCGCCGGGGTGATCCGCGAGCGCGTGGCGGTCGAGAAGACCGTGGCCCAGGAAGAAGAACGCATCAAGGAAGTACGCGAAGTCTCCGAGGCCGAGCGTCTCAAGCAGGTCGCCGTACTCAACGCTCAGGCCGAAGCCGAGCAGGAGCTGGTGCGCCAGGTCAAGCAGGCTGAAGCCGACGAGGTGCGCTCCAAGCACAAGGCCATCGAGATCAACACCCTGGCTCAGGCCGAATTGGAATCGGCGGCCAAGAGCGCCGAAGCCAAGAAGAAGCTGGCTGAAGGGATCGAAGCCGAGCGCGCTGCGCCGGGCCTGGCCGACGCGAAGGTGCGCGAAGTCACTGCTGCGGCAAAAGAGAAGGAAGGCCTGGCCGAAGCCCGCGTGGAGGCCGAGCGTCTGATCGCCGAAGCCAAGGGCGAGCAGGAAAAAGGTCTGGCGGAAGCGCGTGTGCTGGAAGCCCAGGCGGCCGCCAAGGAGAAAGACGGCCTGGCCGAAGCCAAGGTGCTGGAAGAGAAACTCAGCGCCCAGGCGCGTGGCGAAGAACAACTGGGTCTGGCCAAGGCCAAGGCGACCAAGGAGCAGGGTTCTGCCGAAGCCGCGATTCTGTTCGAGCGCCTGAGCGCCGAAGCCGAAGGCCTGGGCAAGAAGTTCGGTGCTCTGGATTCGCTCAGCGATGCGGCGCGTGCTCACGAAGAGTTCCGCATGCAGCTGGAGAAGAGCTTCGAGGAGGCCATGGCTGCCATCGCGGCAAACAAGGACATCGCCAAGGATCAGGCCGAGGTGCTGGCCGCGGCCATGGCCAAGGCGAAGATCGAGATCGTCGGTGGCGAGGGCGACTTCTTCAACTCCTTTGCCAAGTCGCTGTCGGTGGGCAAGGCCATCGAAGGTGTGGTCGGCAAGAGCCCGGTGGTGCAGGACGTGCTGTCGCGACTGTTGGCCGGCAAGGCGGCTGCAGCTCAGCCGGTCGCACCGAGCGCAGGCCCGGAGCAGGCCTGAGCACCTTGCCTGTAGGGTGGGCTTCAGCCCACCACTACCCATTGTGGGTGGGGCTCCAGCTGCGACAACCGTTGCCCGAGCCCCGGCGCATGGCCACCTAATTCGATCAATCAGGGAAATATGTGATGTCAGAGCCACGAGACTATCTGGAGATGACCTTCCGCTCGATCCAGTGCTTCAGCAACGATGGTCGTCTGGATGCGCAGGAGCTCAAGAGTCTGCTGGAGATCGCCGAGCGTGACGGCGTGATCGACGACAACGAAGTACGGGTGCTGCGCAAGATCATTGCCCAGGTTCGACCTGAAGAGATCGACGCGGCGCTGCGCGACAAGATTGCCATCGTCGAGAAGAAGATCGGCGCCTGACTTGCCGGATGGGTTCGCCCATCTGCCGCACGCCAGATTGCTGCGGCCCGATCTTCGCCGCGCAAGCGCCACCCGCATTCCCAGTCCCCTTACCTGGCTGAACAGGCGAGGGGGCTCGATGCCGAATATCCAGGAAGAACACGATGTCGGACGCACAAACACAGGACGTATTGGACCGGGCCGTTGCCGAAGGGGGCGCCTACGAGGTGCTGCACAAGCGCCTGCAGGAGCAGGGCCAGCGCCTGCGCGGACTGACCGAAGCACTCAATGGCCAGCGTCTGGCCGAGTTCGGCAGCAGTCAGATGGAAGCCATCGGCCGGGTACGCATCCGCACCGAAAACAACTGCATCGCCCGCGATATCGTCCAGGTCGGTGAGTGCCTGCTGTTCGGCTACAACGTGTTCATCGGCCTGAAGAAGGAAACCCACGTCGCCGACGTGTTCTCCCTCTATCGTCTGGTCGAGGGTGTCGAAGGCTTCGAGGCCGAGCCGGTGCCGCTGGAGGGCAGTTTCCTGTCCCAGGCCAGTTTCGTCGCCGATTTCAACGAGCTGTACACCTACTACAAGAACACCCGCCTGCTACAGCTGGCCATTCGCGACGGCAAGCTGCTGGCGAGTTTCCAGATTGGTGAGCGGATCACCGATATCCGTGTGTTCCGCTGGTCGATCTCCACGGACGGCAAGGACGTCCGCTACATCGACAACCGCGGCGAACGCGATATCGCGCTGCCGGCGCCGTTCGACTTCGAATGGCAGAAGACTTCCCGCGAGATGGTGGTCGCCGGCCGCCATCCGCACATGAACATTCTCGATACCCTGTTCGTCGAGACCATCGGTGGCGATCTGACCATCAAGGTCGAGAACAACACCGAGGACGGTCTGGGCATCTACCGCGAAACGGTGGTGGACAAGACCCAGTCGCTCGACGATGCGCAGATCGAATATGCCCGTCTGGGCAGCCTGATCCTGCTGAAGATCCTGCCGTACCGCGAGGAGCAGTGGCGCTACCTGGTGTTCAACAGCCTGACCAACCAGGTCGAACGCATCGACGCCATCGGCCTGGCCTGCGTACAGCTGCCGGAAGACCACGGCATCATCTTCCCCGGCGGTTACTACCTGCAGAGCGGCGAGTACAAGACCTTCGAGCAGCCCATGGGCGGCATGCGCTTCAAGCGCTCGGTGCGCTCACCCAACGGCGAGGACGTGTTGTACATCTTCTACCATCCAGAAGAAGGCCGTTCGGCGCTGTTCACCTACAACATGATCAACCGCCAGCTGCACAACCCGATCTTCGGCCACGGCTATGCGCGCCTGGAAGACGGGCGCATGGTTATCTTTTCCGCCGAGGGCAGCGAGCCGACCCGCATCCACCCGATGCAGATCTGGCAGACGCCGTTCGAGAGCGAGGACTACGCCGCCCGCCAGCCGGCGCGCAGCGGTTTCTTCGGGCGTATCGGCAACGCCGAGCTGGTGCGTGGCGTATCCGACCTGCTCAACCTCAGCCGCGAGATCGACAGCCGCGAAGTGTCGGTGGCGCGCTACACCCAGCTGTGCCAGAACACCCGCCGTCTGTTCGATGTCTACCACTGGCTGGGCGACGCCCAGTGCGCCGAGCTGGCGCCGCTGCTGCGTGAGATTGCCGCCACTGGCGAATTGGTGCTCGACGAATTCGAGAAGGTCGAGAGCATCCGCCAGCAGTCCGCCCGGGCCATGGCCGAGGCCGAGACGCGACAGAAGAGCCTGCTCTCCGGCCTGCTGGTGGATAGCTGGGACGAGGTGCAGCACTTCGTCGAAGCGCTCAATGGCATCAATGCCCAACGCGGCCAGTTGCTGACCATCCGCGACTACCGCTACATCGACGTGGCGCGTATCGATGCCATGGAGGCCGAACTGCTGGAAGCGCAGGAGCGCGTGGCCACTGCCACTTCCGCCTTCCTCGCCAGCGACGCCGCGCTGCAGCCCTACGTACAGCGTCTGAGCGAACTGGATGGCCTGGCGCAGAAGGCCGAAAGCGTCACCCAACTTAACGAGCCGCTGGCCGAGATGCAGGCCATGGCCGGTAACCTGGACATGCTCTCCAGCCTGATGGCCTCGCTGAAGATCGACGACGCCACCCAGCGCACCGCCATCGTCGAGTCGATTTCCGAGGTCTACGCCCACCTCAACCAGGCCAAGGCGCGTGCCGAGCAGCGGCGCAAGGGCCTGGGCTCGGCCGAGACGGTGGCGCAGTTCGGCGCCCAGTTCAAACTGTTCAGCCAGGGCATCACGAACGCCCTGGCGCTGGCGCAGGACCCGGAGAAGTGCGACGAACAGTTGTCGCGCCTGCTGGTGCAGCTCGAAGAGCTGGAAAGCCAGTTCGGTGATCACGAGGAGTTCCTCAGCGACATCCTCGGCAAGCGCGAAGAGCTGCTGGAGACCTTCGAGTCGCACAAGCAGAGCCTGCTCGACGACCGCCAGCGCCGTGCCCAGGGCGTGCTCGATGCCGCCCGGCGCATCCTCGACAGCCTGGGCCGGCGCACTGCGCGCCTGACCCAGATGGAAGAGCTCAATGCCTTCTTCGCCGCCGATCCGCTGATCCTCAAGTTGCGCGAGATGGCCGAGCGCCTGCGCGAGCTCAAGGACAGCGTCAAGGCCGATGATGTCGAGGCGCGCCTGAAGGCCGCCCGCGACCAGGCGGTGCGCGCCCTGCGCGACAAGAGCGAGCTGTTCGAGGAGGGCGGCAACGTCATCAAGCTCGGCCCGCGCCATCGCTTCAGCGTCAATACCCAGGAACTCGACCTGACCCTGATGCCACGTGGTGATCAGCTCTATCTGCACCTGACCGGCACCGATTTCCTCGAACCGCTGCATGACGAGACGCTGGACGGCCTGCGCGATTACTGGCAGGTGTCGCTGGAGTCCGAGTCGCCTGCGCTGTACCGCGCCGAATACCTCGCCGGCCTGGTGCTCGACGCCGCCGTGGCCGGCCGTGAAGGCCTGAGCCTGGATCTGCTCAAGACCCACCTGGCGCAGCCGGAAACCCTGACTCGCCTGATCCGCGACTTCGCCGCGCCGCGCTACAAGGATGCCTACGAGAAGGGCATCCATGACCACGACGCCGCGCTGATCCTCGCCCAATTGCTGCCGCTTCGCGAAAGCGCCGGGCTGCTGCGTTACGCGCCGGCGGCGCGGGGCTTTGCCGCGCTGTTCTGGAACCGCTGGGGGCAGGACATCGAGGCCGAGCTGTGGCCGGAGCGGGCGCGCAGCAGCCTGCACCTGCGCCAATTGTTCGGCAGCGAGGATGGCGTGCAGCGCCTGCGCGAAGAGATCGACGCGGCCATGCAGCGCTTCCTCGCTCAGCACCCGTTGCCAGTGGACGCGGCGCAGCGCCAGGCGGCAGCGGCCTATCTGGTCGAGGAACTGGCGGCCAAGCCCATCGAGTTCAGCTTCAGCAAGTATGCCCGGCAACTGCTCGACACCCTGCAGCAGCGCATGCAGGCCAGCCATGTCTGGGACGACTACCGCGCCGCGCTGGACAACCTGCGTGGCCGCCCGGTGCAGCGCTGGTCGCTGGCGCAGACCTGGTTCGACGGCCTGTGCGCGCAGGACGCCAGCATGGCCGAGCTGGCCGACTACGTGCCCGAAGCGATCGCCGTCAGCCTGCTGGATGACGAATTCCCGCGGCGTTTCACCGAGGTCGATCTGCGTTTCACCGTCAGCGGCCTGCTCGGCGATCATCCGCGTGTGCAGGACGGCACGCTGCTGCTGGCCATAGACGACTACTTCGCGCGCCTGCAGCAGCACCTGGATCACTTCGTGCCGCAACTGCAGCGCTACCAGGCGCTGCGCCAGGAAGTCATCAACCGCGAGCGCGATGCACTGCGTCTGAGCGAATTCAAGCCACGGCCGCTGTCGTCCTTCGTGCGCAACAAGCTGATCAACGACGTGTACCTGGGCTTTATCGGCGACAACCTGGCCAAGCAGATGGGCACCGCCGGCGAGAACAAGCGCACCGACCTGATGGGCCTGCTGATGCTGATTTCGCCGCCCGGCTACGGCAAGACCACATTGATGGAGTACGTGGCGCACCGTCTCGGCCTGATCTTCATGAAGATCAACGGTCCGGCCCTCGGTCACGAGGTGCGCTCGGTGGACCCGGCGCAGGCCCCGGACGCCACCTCGCGTCAGGAGCTGGAAAAGCTCAACCTGGCGCTGGAAATGGGCAACAACGTGATGCTCTATGTCGACGACATCCAGCACACCCATCCCGAATTCCTGCAGAAGTTCATCTCGCTGTGCGACGGCACGCGGCGTATCGAAGGCGTGTGGAAGGGCAAGACCAAGACCTACGACATGCGCGGCAAGAAGTTCTGCGTGGTGATGAGCGGCAACCCGTACACCGAGTCCGGCGACGTGTTCAAGATTCCCGACATGCTCGCCAACCGCGCCGACATCTACAACCTCGGCGACACCCTGGGCGGCATGCAGGAGGCTTTCGCGCTGAGCTACATCGAGAACAGCCTGACCTCCAACCCGGTGCTGGCGCCGCTGGCCACCCGCGACATGGCGGACGTCTACCGTTTCGTCGCCAAGGCCGAGGGCAAGCCGTTCTCCGCCAACGAGCTGAGCCATACCTACAGCGCCGCCGAGATCAACGAGATCACCGCCACCCTGCAGCGCCTGATGCAGGTGCGTGACGTGGTCGGTCGGGTCAACCAGCAGTACATCGTCAGCGCCGCGCAGGCCGACAGCTACCGCACCGAGCCGCCGTTCAAGCTGCAGGGCAGCTACCGCAACATGAACAAGATGGCGGAGAAGATCAGCTCGGTGATGAACGATGCCGAGCTGCTGCAACTGATCGCCGACCACTACCAGGGTGAGTCGCAGCTGCTCACCACTGGCGCCGAGGAGAACCTGCTCAAGCTCGCCGAATTGCGCGGCAACATGACGCCCGAGCAGGCCGAGCGCTGGGCGCAGATCAAGCGCGACTTCATGCGCAACAAGGCCATGGGCGGGAGCGATACGGATGTTGGCGGGCGTGTGGTGGCGCAGCTCAATGATCTGGTGGAAAGCGTGCGCGGCCTGGGTGCTGGCGGCAAGCCAGCCGGCGCGGCGCCGAGCATTCCCTGGGAACAGTTGCTGGCCGGGCTGGATAACCTGGGCAAGCTGCGCCCGCAGGTGGAGGTGGTTGCGCCGCCACAGCCGGGCACGCAAAAATTGCTCGAAAGCCTGGCCGATAGCCTGGAAAACAGCTTCCTGCCGCTGATCAGGGCGATGGACAAGAAGATCGACATCGATTTGCGTACCCACAATCGCATGCTGGAAATCTCCACGCAACTACGTGATCTCGGCACGCTGCTCGGGCATGAGCAGCGCAGCGATGCCGCGGACGACGAGGCGCCGTGAGGCGAGGCTGGCTAGTCGAGTTGCGCCCGCTGATCGTGATCAGCGGCGCGATGTTGCTGGTGCAACTGGTCAATGGCGCCCTCGGCGGCGCCTTGAACCTATGGGGCCTGGTGCCCCGGCATATCGAGGCGCTGCCCGGCATTTTCCTTGCGCCCTGGCTGCATGGCAGTTGGGCGCATCTGCTCAGCAACCTCAGCGGCCTGCTGGTGCTCGGTAGCCTGGTGCTGCTGCGCTCGCGCCGCGATTTCTTCTTCGCCAGTGCCTTCATCATCATCGGCAGCGGGGTGCTGGTCTGGCTGTTCGGCCGCACCGGCCTGCACGTCGGTGCCAGCGGCTGGCTGTTCGGCTTCTGGGGGCTGTTGCTGGCTCGGGCCTGGTTCGAGCGCAGCCTGCTCGACCTGTTGCTGGCGGTGCTGGTGTTCTTCCTCTACGGCGGCTGGTTCTTCGGCCTGCTGCCGCGTGCCGGCGTTTCCTTCGAATACCACCTGGCTGGCGCCTTCAGCGGCGTGCTATACGCTGCGCTGAGTCGCCGCCGCAATCAATGACGAAAGGGAATTTGCATGGACTTCAACCGCCTCGACCAAACCCTGCGCGACAGCCTCGCCGACCTGCGCCTGAGCAATGAAGAGCGCGACGAACTGCGTGAACTGGGCAACGACCTGAGCCCGGATCAGGTGCGCTTCATGCGCAACCGCGCCTTTGCTCTGGTGCGTGACCTGATCGCCAACCCCGAGGATGCCCTGCCGGCGCTGAAGTGGCTGGAGCAGGTGATCAAGACCCTGGAAGTGCGCTGTTCACCACTGCGCGGTCACAGCAGCGCGCACTTCAGCCCTGGCGAGAGTTGCCGCCAGCGCATCCGCGACCTGTGCCGCCAGGCCCGGGAGTCGGTGGATGTCTGTGTGTTCACCATCTCCGATGACCAGCTCAGCGACGAACTGATCGCCGTGCACCGCCGAGGCCTGGCCGTGCGCATCATCAGCGACAGCGAGAAGCGCTTCGACGTCGGCAGTGACATCCAGCAGCTGATCGATGCCGGCGTACCGCTGCGCATCGACAACAGCCCCTTCCACATGCACCACAAGTTCGCCCTGTTCGACGGCCGCCTGCTGCTCAATGGCAGCTTCAACTGGACCCGCAGTGCCAGCACCAGCAATGAGGAAAACCTGCTGGTGACCGACGACCCGCATCTGGTTGGCGAGTACCAGCGTGAGTTCGACAAGCTCTGGAGCCGTTATGCAAGCAATGAATGACGCATGCTTGCGCCACCTGTCCGGTGAGTATCCGCCTGTGGCGATTGACTGCGGCTGAAGGCTGGAGCGCTGTAACCGGTCCGCTATGGGGGCGCTCGGAACAGGTTCTATGATGAGCCTGCTTCCAGCCAGGCGGAAGCAGCAGAGACAGGCTATTCGAGGTAGACTTGTCGCCCTGTTTTTTCGCCAAGAAGCCCGCCATGGCCCTGCCGTCGACCACCTACAAGATCGAAATGAATCTCACGGACATGGATCGCAGCGTTTATGAAAACCTGCGTTTCACTGTCGCCCGTCACCCGTCCGAGACCGAAGAGCGTCTGGCTGTGAGGTTGATCGCCTACGCGCTGTTTTACGACGAGCTATTGGCCTTTGGTCGCGGTCTGTCGGATGTGGACGAGCCGGCACTGTGGCAGAAGAGCCTTGATGATCGGGTTCTACACTGGATCGAGGTGGGCCAGCCGGACAGCGAGCGCATCACCTGGTGCAGTCGCCGCGCCGAGCGCTTCAGCCTGGTGGCTTACGGCAATCTGCGGGTCTGGCAGGGAAAATGCCTCGAGCCGGTACGCAACCTGAAAAACATCAACGTGGTGGCTCTGGGGCAGGAGGCGTTGACCGATCTGGCGCAAGATCTGCCTCGCTCGCTGTCCTGGAGCGTGATGATCAGCGATGGCGAACTGTTCGTCACCGACGAGCGTGGACAGCACGAGATTCCGCTGGAGTGGCTGGTCGGCGAACGCTGAAGCCGGGCTACGGTTCGGTTCCCTCTCCCCTTGGGGGAGACAAACCCCGTCTCACCTGAAATAGACCCAAGATGCGCATCGAAGCCCGACCCTTACCTTCCCAGTTGCCTGATCTGGGCAATCTGCCGCCGCTGCTCACCCGTCTCTACGCCGCCCGTGGCGTGCAGTCCGCCGAGGAGCTGGACAAGGGCCTGGCGCGGCTTATTCCCTACCAGCAGCTCAAGGGCATCGACGCTGCCGTCGAGCTGTTGGTCGAGGCGCTTGCGCAGCGCCAGCGCATCCTGATCGTCGGCGACTTCGATG
The sequence above is drawn from the Pseudomonas sp. Z8(2022) genome and encodes:
- a CDS encoding YjfI family protein, yielding MESKSSAHYQRLYRQRLREQGLVKKEVWILPEHAPLLVAFERKLRQPQSLLASMEKEEGMNMPQVWTAQALHEALAATELFQSGQASIELIQGADASLHITMREYGDLPLFIAVFGEQIIVEALLWPASDVRDAAAFNEEVLRTHKLFPLSSIGLEKTVDGRDCYTMFGALSSYSSLSDVVFEIELLADNVIKATEAYEGFLKSDA
- a CDS encoding PspA/IM30 family protein; this encodes MNVWSKLLTALRGGANEMGEAVVDSQALRILDQEIRDADLELRKSKEALAEIMAKHKLASDKVSKSAASIAEYEQYALKALEAGNETLAREVAEKIANLEIEQAGEREQAEGFAASVAQLRKAVTQAEGNIKRLKQQVDTVKATESVQKAQMAVAQRYGGSQAKLQTAVESLERIKQKQAERAAKMEASAELAATSAPDDSLETKLRAAGIKADNASADSVLARLKDKSKA
- a CDS encoding YqiJ family protein, which gives rise to MELFLQTSLSFPTAIYSFLLCVAVIYWLVVAAGLLEVDLLDIEADSVMEGSGQTEGLAGLLYKLKLDGVPVTLVLTLLFFFGWFICYFIELWLLRHLPLGILRYPLGLVVIAGAFVVAAPLCAAICRPLRPLFHKVEAISSKSVLGQVAVVRSGRVTASHGEAVLEDGGAGLILRVRADEALGFKRGDRVVLLEYLAAEHAYRVITEEEFRGV
- a CDS encoding flotillin family protein; the encoded protein is MENLIPFIVGAGLVVLFVIALIALFKAFYIKVPQGTALIVNDMSSTPKVHFTGSLVYPVIHLKEFMKISLITLEVDRRGKDGLICRDNLRADITVAFYLRVNETQEDVLKVAKAIGVDRASDRAAVNELFNAKFSEALKTVGKQFDFVQLFENRQDFRDRIVEVIGNDLNGYVLEDVAIDYLEQTSKVSLDPSNILDAEGIRKITELTAAQNVITNELERNEELAIKKKNVETREATLALERQQADAEARQKREIETIRAREEAETLKVREEERLKAEQARIQTQQELDIRAENHQREVEVAQQNRQRAVVIEIEKVTRAKDLEVVAREREVELQRIEKEKALEEERKNIAGVIRERVAVEKTVAQEEERIKEVREVSEAERLKQVAVLNAQAEAEQELVRQVKQAEADEVRSKHKAIEINTLAQAELESAAKSAEAKKKLAEGIEAERAAPGLADAKVREVTAAAKEKEGLAEARVEAERLIAEAKGEQEKGLAEARVLEAQAAAKEKDGLAEAKVLEEKLSAQARGEEQLGLAKAKATKEQGSAEAAILFERLSAEAEGLGKKFGALDSLSDAARAHEEFRMQLEKSFEEAMAAIAANKDIAKDQAEVLAAAMAKAKIEIVGGEGDFFNSFAKSLSVGKAIEGVVGKSPVVQDVLSRLLAGKAAAAQPVAPSAGPEQA